The following are encoded in a window of Amaranthus tricolor cultivar Red isolate AtriRed21 chromosome 2, ASM2621246v1, whole genome shotgun sequence genomic DNA:
- the LOC130805633 gene encoding calmodulin-binding protein 60 G-like, which produces MLVDAVSGNLITQGPLSKKKVKIVVLHGDFKAEQLEIWTKTQFCNHIIEKRNPQKRPLLIGECFVGAKIEGEEDNITEAVSNPFHVKDRRGESYQKSKNPSPDDEVWRLIGIAKNGKICQRLEQNEIFKVKDLITYQNNEIELSKIIKVSPRKCKGIIKQAAVGFLSNVNSERNSNPSSNIQQVYFNDQEQIQMSQVYGGNNSNSIATNLCFLEDLQAGSSANIPFYGQDYSVPLYSAPTPFSSVQTMAEQDTNFTVDSNSDPSIGFLPSIPGVGATVSMTSVPLNDLGNVFQKDID; this is translated from the exons ATGTTAGTTGATGCAGTTTCAGGGAACCTAATTACACAAGGCCCGTTATCTAAGAAAAAGGTTAAGATTGTTGTTCTTCATGGCGATTTCAAGGCAGAGCAACTAGAGATATGGACAAAGACTCAGTTTTGTAATCATATAATCGAAAAAAGAAATCCTCAAAAAAGGCCATTGTTAATCGGTGAATGTTTT GTGGGTGCTAAGATTGAAGGAGAAGAAGATAATATAACAGAAGCAGTCAGTAATCCTTTCCATGTTAAGGACCGTCGTGGAGAAT CTTATCAGAAAAGTAAAAATCCATCCCCTGACGATGAAGTATGGCGTTTGATTGGGATTGCGAAAAACGGGAAGATATGCCAAAGACTGGAACAAAATGAAATTTTCAAAGTGAAGGATTTGATCACATATCAGAATAATGAAATTGAACTCAGCAAA ATCATTAAAGTCTCACCAAGAAAGTGCAAGGGAATAATTAAACAGGCTGCTGTCGGTTTCTTGTCAAACGTCAATTCAGAGCGAAACTCCAATCCAAGCTCGAACATACAACAAGTTTATTTCAATG ATCAAGAACAAATTCAAATGTCACAGGTCTATGGAGGGAACAACTCCAACTCCATTGCTACCAACCTTTGTTTTCTTGAAGACCTACAAGCAGGATCATCTGCTAATATCCCCTTTTATGGCCAAGATTACTCAGTGCCACTATATTCCGCCCCCACACCTTTTTCTTCAGTTCAAACAATGGCTGAACAAGACACCAACTTTACAGTGGATTCTAACAGTGATCCAAGCATAGGTTTTCTGCCCTCAATTCCTGGTGTGGGTGCTACTGTTTCTATGACATCAGTTCCTCTAAATGACCTCGGAAATGTTTTCCAAAAGGATATTGATTAG